In Gimesia benthica, a single window of DNA contains:
- a CDS encoding HNH endonuclease, translating into MVSSTLQRPTLILNRNWQPVGITTVARAVVKIWNETARVVDPADYQTYSWADWAALRPAEDELVIHSSHDRFRVPEVITLLKYDRVPRNVVTFSRRNVFKRDRFTCQYCGCQPGSEELTIDHVLPRSQGGETSWENCVLACVECNSHKAARTPGQANMQLLKEPVRPKWKPFYALQNIQVDSWSRFISENYWNVELER; encoded by the coding sequence ATGGTGTCTTCAACGCTGCAGCGGCCTACGCTGATCCTGAACCGAAACTGGCAGCCTGTCGGCATTACGACGGTCGCCCGGGCTGTGGTCAAAATCTGGAATGAGACAGCCCGCGTGGTTGACCCTGCAGATTACCAGACTTATTCCTGGGCTGATTGGGCAGCGCTCCGACCAGCTGAGGATGAACTGGTAATTCACAGCAGTCATGATCGATTCCGCGTTCCTGAAGTGATTACGCTGCTGAAGTATGACCGTGTTCCCCGGAACGTGGTGACCTTCAGTCGGCGAAACGTCTTCAAGCGTGACCGGTTTACCTGTCAGTATTGCGGTTGTCAGCCCGGTAGCGAAGAGCTGACGATCGACCACGTTTTGCCACGCTCTCAGGGGGGCGAAACGTCCTGGGAGAACTGCGTGCTGGCCTGTGTTGAGTGCAACTCACACAAAGCAGCCCGTACTCCAGGGCAGGCGAACATGCAGCTGCTGAAAGAACCGGTTCGTCCCAAGTGGAAACCGTTCTATGCACTGCAGAATATTCAGGTCGACAGCTGGTCTCGCTTTATCAGCGAGAACTACTGGAATGTCGAGCTGGAACGATAG